The Naumannella cuiyingiana DNA window ACCTTCGCCGGCGTCACCGCCGCCAACATCCAGGGCAAGCTGCGGGTGCTGTTGGCGATGGCCGTGGTGTTGACCTACGCCGCCCAGGTGCCGGTGGTCAAGATCGGCCGGTTGGCGGGGCAGTACGCCAAGCCGCGCTCCAAGGACACCGAGACCCGCGGCGGCGTGACGCTGCCGGTCTACAAGGGCGACGCGGTGAACGGCTTCGCGTTCACCCCCGAGGCGCGGACCCCGGACCCGCGCCGGCTGCTGGAGGTCTACAACGCCTCGGCCGCCACCTTGAACCTGACCCGCGCCTTCGTCACCGGCGGCTTCGCCCACCTCGCGCAAGTGCATTCCTGGAACGCCGACTGGGTGAAGAGCTCGCCCGTCGGCAAGCAGTGGGAGCAACTGGCCGACGAGATCGACCGCGCGCTGGCGTTCATGGTCGCCTGCGGGCTGGACGACGACGCCATGCGCAGCGTCGACCTGTTCGCCTCCCACGAGGCGCTGCTGTTGGAGTACGAGCACGCGCTGACCCGGGTCGACTCGCGTACCCAGCGCCCCTACAACGTGTCCGGCCACTTCGTCTGGATCGGCGAGCGGACCCGGCAGCTCGACGGCGCGCACGTCGAGATGCTGCGCCACGTCCGCAACCCGATCGGCATCAAGCTCGGCCCGACCACGACCGCCGCGGATGCGCTGGCGCTGGCCGACCGGCTCGATCCCGATCACGAGCCCGGCCGAATCAGCTTCATCACCCGGATGGGCGCGAAGAAGATCCGCGACCTGCTGCCGGACGTGATCGAAGGCGTGAGCGCGAGCGGCCGCGAAGTGGTGTGGATCTGCGATCCCATGCACGGCAACACCTTCGAGGCGGCCAACGGCTACAAGACCCGCGCCTTCGGCGACGTGATGGACGAGGTCAACGGCTTCTTCGACGTCCATGATCAACTCGGCACCTGGCCCGGCGGCATCCATGTCGAGCTGACCGGAGACGACGTCACCGAGTGTGTCGGCGGCGCCGATGATCTTGCCGAGGGCGATCTCGGCAATCGGTACGAGTCGTTGTGCGACCCGCGGCTGAATCGCAACCAGTCCCTGGAGCTGGCCTTCCTGGTCTCCCAGCGGCTCACCGACGGCCGGGTCCGGCGCGGGCTGCGCGACCTCGAACAGTCGGGCAACGAGCTCGCCCCCGCGCGGGCCGACCTGCCC harbors:
- a CDS encoding class II 3-deoxy-7-phosphoheptulonate synthase; its protein translation is MPEAFPSLADLHARNPLHQAAYPDASAVTEVVKELEQRPPLVFAGECDDLRGKLAQVARREGFVLQGGDCAETFAGVTAANIQGKLRVLLAMAVVLTYAAQVPVVKIGRLAGQYAKPRSKDTETRGGVTLPVYKGDAVNGFAFTPEARTPDPRRLLEVYNASAATLNLTRAFVTGGFAHLAQVHSWNADWVKSSPVGKQWEQLADEIDRALAFMVACGLDDDAMRSVDLFASHEALLLEYEHALTRVDSRTQRPYNVSGHFVWIGERTRQLDGAHVEMLRHVRNPIGIKLGPTTTAADALALADRLDPDHEPGRISFITRMGAKKIRDLLPDVIEGVSASGREVVWICDPMHGNTFEAANGYKTRAFGDVMDEVNGFFDVHDQLGTWPGGIHVELTGDDVTECVGGADDLAEGDLGNRYESLCDPRLNRNQSLELAFLVSQRLTDGRVRRGLRDLEQSGNELAPARADLPA